One Kineococcus radiotolerans SRS30216 = ATCC BAA-149 DNA window includes the following coding sequences:
- a CDS encoding tyrosine-type recombinase/integrase → MSAVDGRREPPRIEERKNTDGSISYRVRVRLPDLSKPVVLGKPAPTKQVPKVFDTWADAEHFRQLIRSIGLQRAVELVDAKTPAAEPVSRVTVASWLTHHVEHLTGVTEGTRRDYLQMIAISIGPALGNIPLAVLSRDDVTGWVNEMERRGLSGKTIKNRHAFLSSGLTRAVGVHLPTNVAKGIRLPRQDAKTREPVFLTPDEYRALELAMHPIGRPLLLLMAGTGMRIGEATALQVGDVDLTGRDPVVRVVRAWKHTDNNTQELGPPKSRKGKRSIALSDAVADYLADLTAGRGPKEWVVTTSRGDAWRANYWREKYWHDAVKRSGIGKSPTPHDIRHSHASWLIAQGVVLPVIQARLGHEKITTTVDTYGHLSSDMHRTAAYAIGRALGGGRMRELPAGS, encoded by the coding sequence GTGAGCGCCGTCGACGGCCGGCGCGAGCCGCCGCGCATCGAAGAGCGCAAGAACACTGACGGGTCCATCAGCTACCGCGTCCGCGTGCGCCTGCCCGACCTGTCCAAGCCGGTCGTGCTGGGGAAGCCGGCGCCCACGAAGCAGGTGCCGAAGGTCTTCGACACCTGGGCCGACGCCGAGCACTTCCGGCAGCTGATCCGCAGCATCGGCCTGCAGCGCGCCGTCGAACTCGTCGACGCGAAGACCCCGGCCGCAGAACCGGTGTCGCGCGTGACGGTCGCGTCGTGGCTGACGCACCACGTCGAGCACCTCACGGGCGTCACCGAAGGAACCCGCCGGGACTACCTGCAGATGATCGCCATCAGCATCGGGCCCGCCCTCGGCAACATCCCCCTCGCCGTCCTCAGTCGGGACGACGTCACCGGCTGGGTCAACGAGATGGAGCGCCGCGGCCTGTCCGGCAAGACGATCAAGAACCGGCACGCCTTCCTGTCCTCCGGCCTCACGCGCGCCGTGGGCGTGCACCTGCCCACGAACGTCGCCAAGGGGATCCGCCTGCCCCGCCAGGACGCCAAGACCCGCGAGCCGGTCTTCCTGACTCCCGATGAGTACCGGGCGCTCGAGCTGGCGATGCACCCCATCGGCCGGCCGCTGCTGCTGCTGATGGCCGGCACGGGCATGCGCATCGGGGAGGCCACGGCCTTGCAGGTCGGCGACGTCGACCTCACCGGCCGCGACCCCGTCGTGCGCGTCGTGCGGGCTTGGAAGCACACCGACAACAACACCCAGGAGCTCGGCCCGCCGAAGTCCCGCAAGGGCAAGCGCTCCATCGCCCTGTCCGACGCGGTCGCTGACTACCTCGCCGACCTCACGGCCGGCCGTGGCCCTAAGGAGTGGGTCGTCACGACCAGCCGCGGCGACGCCTGGCGGGCCAACTACTGGCGGGAGAAGTACTGGCACGACGCCGTGAAGCGCTCAGGCATCGGAAAGAGCCCCACACCCCACGACATCCGGCACAGCCACGCGTCCTGGCTCATCGCCCAGGGCGTCGTGCTGCCCGTCATCCAGGCGCGCCTGGGCCACGAGAAGATCACCACCACGGTCGACACCTACGGCCACCTGTCGTCGGACATGCACCGGACCGCGGCCTACGCGATCGGTCGGGCGCTGGGCGGGGGCCGGATGAGGGAGCTGCCGGCGGGCAGCTGA
- a CDS encoding TolB family protein, with product MTRTARRLLAAAAAAVSALALGVPAAQAAPARNGVVSFVQDASPIGIPCVGSWSWEPNFIEADRTAWAPNGVQAAILDPNGALIVINTRTCAKRTVATGVSRFHGLAFTPDSRSIAISRNGDLFLISAGTGATVRKLTSTRLIVESDPSFSPDGKSVAYRREGAIWIQTIATGQSIRWRVGAINPQYSPDGTKIAYQVYEGDEPAYNRGDGRIWYAPVTGGTPKDTLIDANADDFVWSPDGTAFAFSAASTGENAYTIFLARTTGRIYQSVGGTPSSGVSWQPLR from the coding sequence ATGACGCGCACCGCCCGCCGACTTCTCGCCGCCGCAGCTGCCGCGGTCAGCGCCCTTGCCCTGGGCGTCCCCGCCGCTCAAGCCGCGCCCGCCCGCAACGGCGTCGTCTCCTTCGTCCAAGATGCCTCACCCATCGGCATCCCCTGCGTGGGGTCATGGTCGTGGGAGCCGAACTTCATCGAAGCCGACCGCACCGCCTGGGCCCCCAACGGCGTGCAGGCCGCGATCCTCGACCCCAACGGCGCGCTCATCGTCATCAACACTCGCACCTGCGCAAAGCGGACCGTCGCTACTGGCGTCAGCCGCTTCCATGGCCTCGCCTTCACCCCCGACAGCCGCAGCATCGCCATCAGCCGCAACGGAGACCTCTTCCTCATCAGCGCTGGCACCGGCGCTACCGTTCGCAAGTTGACCAGCACCCGCCTCATCGTCGAAAGCGACCCGTCCTTCTCGCCCGACGGAAAGTCCGTCGCCTATCGCCGCGAAGGCGCCATCTGGATCCAGACCATTGCAACCGGCCAGAGCATCCGCTGGCGCGTCGGCGCCATCAACCCGCAGTACTCACCCGACGGCACGAAGATTGCCTACCAGGTGTACGAGGGGGACGAGCCGGCATACAACCGCGGTGACGGGCGCATCTGGTATGCGCCCGTCACGGGTGGGACACCAAAGGACACTCTCATCGACGCCAACGCCGACGACTTCGTCTGGTCCCCCGACGGGACAGCTTTCGCGTTCAGCGCCGCCAGCACCGGCGAGAACGCCTACACCATCTTCCTCGCCCGGACCACGGGACGGATCTACCAATCCGTTGGGGGCACCCCGTCCAGTGGCGTGTCTTGGCAGCCCCTGCGCTAA
- a CDS encoding DUF6221 family protein: MSDLIAFLAARLDEDEQVARAATQGRWVWEPEGYLSSGNLLATQDTWYRCSYFCRWGTGSITSRGTVGEPGHEHLVSETVLGASGYEDPSISAEDADREHIARHAPARVLRDVAAKRAILNACVSHQDAEYPYDNAMEDAVEWLAAAYSDHPDYDPTWSAT, encoded by the coding sequence ATGAGCGACCTCATCGCCTTCCTGGCGGCGCGGCTGGACGAAGACGAGCAGGTGGCGCGAGCGGCGACCCAGGGCCGTTGGGTGTGGGAGCCCGAGGGCTACCTGAGCAGCGGCAACCTGCTGGCCACTCAAGACACCTGGTACCGGTGCTCCTACTTCTGCCGCTGGGGTACCGGCTCGATCACCAGTCGCGGCACGGTCGGCGAGCCGGGACACGAGCACCTCGTCAGCGAGACCGTGCTCGGCGCGTCCGGGTACGAGGACCCGTCCATCTCGGCGGAGGACGCGGACCGGGAGCACATTGCCCGCCACGCCCCCGCGCGGGTACTTCGGGACGTCGCAGCGAAGCGGGCCATCCTCAACGCCTGCGTTAGCCACCAAGACGCGGAGTACCCCTACGACAACGCCATGGAGGACGCCGTCGAGTGGCTTGCTGCCGCCTACTCCGACCACCCCGACTACGACCCCACCTGGAGCGCGACGTGA
- a CDS encoding M15 family metallopeptidase, which produces MATALDRGWPIRQLAAHELYLVSKPDPTPAERAVGVLTVPGFPIRVHPAVGPLFRGLVADLQVLRARTRRAPLLSAGGYNFRPIRGYEEQWGRTRNPKYLSNHSWGLAVDLNAGANPMGSPVRSDFPRDETYAIAAKWSLSWGREWSRPDPMHFEALLSPEQAHTAVTRLTLPKPAPHQEDDLTPEQAQQLADIHKVLIGEDSVASKVEGEGNGRRMSWREMTEWTNKIATDTLAAVQKLRGA; this is translated from the coding sequence ATGGCCACGGCCCTCGACCGCGGCTGGCCCATCCGCCAGCTCGCCGCCCACGAGCTCTACCTCGTCTCCAAGCCGGACCCCACCCCCGCCGAACGGGCAGTCGGAGTCCTCACCGTGCCCGGCTTCCCCATCCGCGTGCACCCCGCGGTCGGCCCCCTCTTCCGCGGCCTGGTCGCCGACCTGCAGGTGCTGCGCGCCCGCACCCGCCGGGCCCCGCTGCTTTCCGCGGGCGGGTACAACTTCCGCCCCATCCGCGGTTACGAGGAGCAGTGGGGCCGGACCCGGAACCCGAAGTACCTCTCCAACCACTCCTGGGGCCTGGCCGTCGACCTCAACGCCGGCGCCAACCCGATGGGCTCCCCCGTTCGCTCCGACTTCCCCCGCGACGAGACCTACGCCATCGCCGCGAAGTGGAGCCTGTCCTGGGGACGGGAGTGGTCCCGCCCAGACCCCATGCACTTCGAGGCGCTGCTCAGCCCCGAGCAGGCCCACACCGCCGTCACGCGACTCACTCTGCCCAAGCCCGCACCCCACCAGGAGGACGACTTGACCCCCGAACAGGCCCAGCAGCTCGCCGACATCCACAAGGTGCTCATCGGTGAGGACAGCGTCGCGTCCAAGGTTGAGGGCGAGGGCAACGGACGCCGCATGTCGTGGCGCGAGATGACCGAGTGGACCAACAAGATCGCCACCGACACCCTCGCCGCCGTCCAAAAGCTGCGGGGAGCGTGA
- a CDS encoding fibronectin type III domain-containing protein: MVNSFTPTTAVTRPTQAQADAKEQIHVQLHQQIVDALAELRAALQTTISEANADLLSKAGTTAATTTSAGLMAAADKSKLNGVATGATANASDTQLRDRSTHTGSQPIDTVADLQSTLDGKLATTDIEPVTGLSMRVQNLNVVAGAGQATATWEAPASTVGIQGYEVRYRTIVGSTLGAWVSFAFVAPSVLSCTVTGLTNSQGYQIDVIPVYALTATPTTPALYADLFSGTSTWSAASPRTASDGSTARPWVVYTTSATAWSSALYDGGVRGAAGNQPVAHLLDIGAPSAAKRLRWVWKALLADTTKRRTGCLFRAVSSDAANFFQVHCDGGVWVVRKVVAGAATILATSSITGAAGDAVEVVPGTATDAASVKVNGTVIWSGVDADLASNQYAGFRLQAQASGQTYSQDQTTAVDSFQVFTA, from the coding sequence ATGGTCAACTCCTTCACCCCCACCACCGCCGTCACCCGCCCTACGCAGGCACAGGCTGACGCTAAGGAACAGATCCACGTCCAGCTTCACCAGCAGATCGTCGACGCCCTCGCGGAACTACGGGCAGCCCTCCAGACGACAATTTCTGAGGCAAACGCAGACCTGTTGAGCAAGGCCGGGACCACGGCAGCCACGACCACCTCGGCGGGGCTGATGGCAGCCGCGGACAAGTCCAAGCTAAACGGGGTGGCGACCGGCGCGACCGCGAATGCCTCCGACACGCAGCTGCGCGACCGATCGACCCACACCGGCAGTCAGCCCATCGACACCGTTGCCGACCTGCAGTCGACCCTCGACGGCAAGCTCGCCACGACCGACATCGAGCCTGTCACCGGCCTGTCGATGCGCGTGCAGAACCTCAACGTGGTGGCCGGCGCGGGGCAGGCGACGGCCACCTGGGAGGCGCCGGCATCGACGGTCGGTATTCAGGGGTACGAGGTCCGATACCGCACCATCGTCGGCTCCACCCTTGGCGCGTGGGTCTCGTTCGCCTTCGTTGCCCCGTCCGTCCTGTCCTGTACGGTTACTGGCCTGACCAACTCGCAGGGATACCAGATCGACGTCATCCCGGTCTACGCCCTGACGGCAACTCCGACGACGCCGGCCCTCTACGCCGACCTCTTCTCCGGCACGTCCACCTGGTCTGCCGCCAGTCCGCGCACAGCCAGCGACGGAAGCACTGCACGACCCTGGGTCGTCTACACCACTTCGGCCACGGCCTGGAGTTCTGCTCTGTACGACGGCGGCGTCCGTGGCGCTGCTGGCAACCAGCCCGTGGCGCACCTGCTGGACATTGGCGCGCCGTCGGCGGCGAAGCGTCTGCGCTGGGTATGGAAGGCCCTGCTGGCAGATACCACCAAGCGCCGCACGGGCTGCCTTTTCCGAGCCGTGAGCAGTGACGCCGCCAACTTCTTCCAGGTGCACTGTGACGGGGGCGTCTGGGTGGTACGCAAGGTGGTCGCCGGGGCAGCCACGATCCTGGCTACTTCCAGTATCACGGGGGCCGCGGGAGATGCCGTGGAGGTCGTGCCCGGAACCGCGACCGACGCCGCTTCGGTCAAGGTGAACGGCACCGTTATCTGGAGCGGCGTGGACGCTGATCTCGCCTCCAACCAGTACGCCGGGTTCCGTCTCCAGGCACAGGCCTCGGGTCAGACGTACAGCCAGGACCAGACGACGGCCGTCGACAGCTTCCAGGTCTTCACCGCATGA
- a CDS encoding DUF4352 domain-containing protein, translating to MSTYQPQAPARPQAAGIATASVVLGAIGFIVGICAPIGLALGLVARGKAKRGEISPARITAGIIVSAISTALQALVLIGIITGLSNADNATTTTAQPVASVPASEPAPEEPAAAAPAPVPTETQAAPAPAPAETTTSEAPAPTATAEPLPVAPGIGQAVIAADVAYTVTAFDCGIAQVGSEYLNRTAQGEYCEATVDINNQGTRATTFNSSQAKAYIGDIEYAADGEASMYADDGNAFLTEINPGNTVTAKLYFDMPAGTRPDRLEIGGGLFSDGAIISVA from the coding sequence ATGTCTACGTACCAACCGCAGGCCCCTGCACGGCCGCAGGCCGCGGGGATCGCCACCGCCAGCGTCGTCCTCGGTGCGATCGGCTTCATCGTCGGGATCTGCGCCCCGATCGGCCTTGCCTTGGGTCTCGTCGCCCGGGGGAAGGCCAAGCGCGGCGAGATCAGCCCCGCACGCATCACCGCCGGCATCATCGTCTCGGCAATCTCCACAGCTCTCCAAGCGCTCGTGCTGATCGGCATCATCACCGGCCTTTCCAACGCCGACAACGCCACCACGACTACGGCGCAGCCAGTCGCCAGTGTCCCGGCTTCGGAGCCCGCCCCCGAGGAGCCAGCTGCCGCCGCCCCGGCCCCCGTCCCCACTGAGACCCAGGCGGCTCCGGCCCCCGCTCCCGCCGAGACAACGACCTCCGAAGCTCCTGCTCCGACGGCCACGGCGGAGCCCCTGCCAGTCGCTCCGGGTATCGGCCAGGCGGTCATTGCCGCCGACGTCGCCTACACCGTCACCGCCTTCGACTGCGGCATCGCCCAAGTGGGCAGTGAATACCTCAACCGCACCGCGCAGGGCGAGTACTGCGAGGCCACTGTCGACATCAACAACCAGGGCACCAGGGCGACCACATTCAACAGCTCTCAAGCCAAGGCCTACATCGGCGACATCGAGTACGCGGCCGATGGCGAAGCCAGCATGTACGCCGACGACGGCAACGCCTTCCTGACGGAGATCAACCCGGGGAACACCGTCACGGCGAAGTTGTACTTCGACATGCCGGCCGGCACCCGCCCCGACCGCCTGGAGATCGGCGGCGGTCTGTTCAGCGACGGTGCGATCATCAGCGTCGCCTGA
- a CDS encoding putative phage holin produces MSTSIRRHLVIGGLAVSAIIVGATFLTEPQLFIANMIGVSIAFLGCATFVVRYHFSTSGAWFGSATGRNVMLLMACLTAALGFILTVYLFGDYPLRRSVGAALYPLIGYAAWARVVLQSRAQSAVRAPKPDHLRRRRASDRDGESS; encoded by the coding sequence ATGAGCACGAGCATCCGTCGACACCTCGTCATCGGCGGTCTCGCCGTGTCCGCCATCATCGTCGGGGCAACCTTCCTCACCGAGCCGCAGCTGTTCATCGCCAACATGATCGGCGTCAGCATCGCCTTCCTGGGATGCGCTACGTTCGTCGTGCGCTACCACTTCTCGACCAGCGGCGCCTGGTTCGGGTCGGCCACCGGCCGCAACGTCATGCTCCTCATGGCCTGCCTGACCGCCGCGCTCGGGTTCATCCTGACGGTGTACCTCTTCGGGGACTACCCGCTCCGGCGCTCCGTCGGGGCTGCGCTCTACCCCCTCATCGGCTACGCCGCCTGGGCCCGCGTCGTCCTGCAGTCCCGCGCCCAGTCCGCGGTGCGCGCCCCGAAGCCGGACCACCTGCGCCGTCGCCGCGCCAGCGACCGCGACGGGGAGTCGTCCTGA
- a CDS encoding DUF58 domain-containing protein → MTAPDREVRLGAAPRAPRLRPVLTATAGPALVLLSFGVGNRWLTLLGCLLLGAVGVAAATSPRVRSLAVRVDVPARTRAGDVVEHVVHVRNTGSRDLPAALLRLRGDGFAEVHCGLPAVAAGAVVSVRVPRRAGRRGLSGGPEVVVEACDSLGLLLVSGSGRVPAPVHVHPAPAPVPVLPAPPASAGGLDVAGVRPFRRGDGASSLHRRASARRGAAGRGPGGPGAGLVVVEREAEAAGPLVVVLGASGVEDEVAWEELVASAAALVRRELASGGAVRVVAGGASAAGPGALDVLAAVGAPEPVAAGVVAARRSAGRSGRVLVGELVAGGARARWGYAS, encoded by the coding sequence GTGACCGCCCCCGACCGCGAGGTCCGGCTGGGCGCGGCGCCGCGGGCCCCGCGCCTGCGCCCGGTCCTCACCGCGACCGCCGGCCCGGCGCTGGTGCTGCTGTCCTTCGGCGTCGGCAACCGGTGGCTGACGCTGCTCGGGTGCCTGCTGCTGGGTGCGGTGGGGGTCGCCGCGGCGACCTCGCCGCGGGTCCGGTCCCTGGCCGTGCGCGTCGACGTCCCGGCGCGCACCCGCGCCGGGGACGTGGTCGAGCACGTCGTGCACGTGCGCAACACCGGCTCCCGCGACCTGCCCGCCGCGCTGCTGCGCCTGCGCGGGGACGGGTTCGCGGAGGTCCACTGCGGGCTGCCGGCCGTCGCCGCCGGGGCGGTGGTCTCGGTGCGGGTGCCCCGGCGCGCGGGCCGTCGGGGCCTCAGCGGTGGGCCGGAGGTCGTCGTCGAGGCCTGCGACAGCCTGGGGCTGCTGCTGGTGAGCGGTTCCGGGCGGGTCCCCGCGCCCGTGCACGTCCACCCCGCCCCCGCCCCCGTGCCGGTCCTGCCGGCGCCGCCCGCGAGCGCCGGGGGGCTCGACGTGGCGGGGGTGCGGCCGTTCCGGCGCGGGGACGGGGCGTCCTCGCTGCACCGGCGGGCGAGCGCCCGCCGCGGCGCGGCGGGGCGGGGACCCGGTGGGCCCGGTGCGGGTCTGGTGGTGGTGGAGCGGGAGGCGGAGGCGGCGGGTCCGCTGGTGGTGGTGCTGGGGGCGTCGGGGGTGGAGGACGAGGTGGCGTGGGAGGAGCTGGTGGCCTCGGCGGCGGCGCTGGTGCGCCGCGAACTGGCGTCGGGGGGCGCGGTGCGGGTGGTGGCGGGCGGGGCGAGCGCCGCGGGGCCGGGGGCGCTGGACGTGCTGGCGGCCGTGGGCGCCCCGGAACCGGTGGCCGCGGGCGTGGTCGCGGCGCGCCGCTCCGCGGGCCGCTCGGGGCGGGTGCTGGTGGGTGAGCTCGTCGCGGGCGGTGCCCGGGCCCGCTGGGGGTACGCGTCGTGA
- a CDS encoding transglutaminase-like domain-containing protein: MAADGFATHAPAPVALGCAAVAVVASAWGLAVTGGVPVGGLVAAALGVALGVLVRRVPRRAAAVAVGVLGAAGCAVWAPGLAASSGALAVWPVLGLALAVLQFATARSLREVRLVLGLSVLVVLAAAGVSPVAALVGPLVLVWGSVLAGFAGAVPHRGPGAGPRGRTVRAVVAAGTAGVVLFLLVPPTGGAVLAGGALGRAAAAGGAAAAAPRSSAAYAGGELDLSSRGDLPETELLSVPAGSPSWWRSGVLDTYDGRTWSASAATATWSAVPEGWAAGAEDGASPVRRVDEVRPLSSEYPALVSAGSPVGVSPRADGTRLRVLGTSVLLTPPGAGYAVTSRQTPTVGDAVAPGTAGPAPADAGRWLQVPASVPQRVRDLGRELADGAGGGAAAVALAVEEHLRSVARYSLDAPVPGAGEDAVDAFLFVDQVGFCEQFASAEVVLLRSAGIPARLVTGFAAGTEVDGRRVLRGVDAHAWVEVWVPGQGWTTSDPTAGAVPVAGSRSPWWAGAWSWAQRAVGALLDGTGSRVVAAAVLAGVVVGGWLVLRARRGTGAPASAAVPVGARRRGDASLVALLVALDRFDAALPPDRRRGPAEGLSTWRARLGAAGSRGVPVEALGVVERACFARAVPARAELDGAREALERAASRVLGEAGAAGPAGGRG, from the coding sequence GTGGCGGCGGACGGGTTCGCGACGCACGCGCCGGCTCCGGTGGCGCTGGGGTGCGCGGCCGTCGCGGTGGTGGCGTCGGCGTGGGGCCTGGCCGTGACCGGGGGCGTGCCGGTGGGCGGGCTGGTCGCGGCGGCGCTGGGGGTCGCCCTGGGGGTGCTGGTGCGCCGGGTGCCGCGGCGGGCGGCGGCGGTGGCGGTGGGCGTGCTGGGGGCCGCCGGGTGCGCGGTATGGGCGCCGGGGCTGGCGGCGTCCTCGGGGGCGCTGGCGGTGTGGCCGGTGCTGGGGCTGGCCCTGGCGGTGCTGCAGTTCGCGACCGCGCGCTCGCTGCGCGAGGTGCGGCTGGTGCTGGGGTTGTCGGTGCTGGTCGTGCTGGCCGCGGCGGGGGTGTCGCCGGTGGCGGCGCTGGTGGGCCCGCTGGTGCTGGTGTGGGGTTCGGTGCTGGCCGGGTTCGCGGGGGCGGTGCCGCACCGGGGGCCGGGCGCCGGGCCGCGGGGCCGGACGGTGCGCGCGGTCGTGGCGGCGGGGACGGCGGGCGTCGTGCTGTTCCTGCTCGTGCCCCCCACCGGGGGCGCCGTCCTGGCCGGTGGCGCGCTGGGACGCGCCGCGGCCGCTGGTGGGGCCGCCGCGGCGGCGCCGCGGTCGAGCGCGGCGTACGCGGGGGGCGAGCTGGACCTGTCCTCGCGCGGGGACCTGCCCGAGACGGAGCTGCTCAGCGTGCCGGCGGGATCGCCGTCGTGGTGGCGCTCGGGGGTCCTGGACACCTACGACGGGCGCACGTGGTCCGCGAGCGCGGCGACGGCGACGTGGTCGGCGGTGCCGGAGGGCTGGGCGGCCGGCGCGGAGGACGGGGCGTCGCCGGTGCGGCGGGTGGACGAGGTGCGCCCGCTGTCCTCGGAGTACCCGGCGCTGGTCAGCGCGGGGTCACCGGTGGGGGTGTCCCCGCGGGCCGACGGCACCCGGTTGAGGGTGCTGGGGACCTCGGTGCTGCTGACCCCGCCGGGAGCGGGGTACGCGGTGACGTCCCGGCAGACCCCGACGGTGGGCGACGCCGTCGCACCGGGGACGGCCGGGCCGGCTCCCGCCGACGCCGGCCGGTGGCTGCAGGTGCCCGCCTCGGTGCCGCAGCGCGTGCGGGACCTGGGCCGGGAGCTGGCCGACGGCGCCGGGGGCGGCGCGGCGGCGGTCGCGCTGGCGGTGGAGGAGCACCTGCGCTCGGTGGCGCGGTACTCGCTGGACGCACCCGTGCCCGGGGCGGGTGAGGACGCGGTCGACGCGTTCCTCTTCGTGGACCAGGTGGGGTTCTGCGAGCAGTTCGCGAGCGCGGAGGTGGTGCTGCTGCGCTCGGCGGGGATCCCGGCGCGGCTGGTGACGGGGTTCGCGGCGGGCACCGAGGTGGACGGGCGGCGGGTGCTGCGCGGGGTGGACGCGCACGCGTGGGTGGAGGTCTGGGTGCCGGGCCAGGGGTGGACGACGTCGGACCCCACGGCGGGTGCGGTGCCGGTGGCCGGGTCCCGGAGCCCGTGGTGGGCAGGGGCGTGGTCGTGGGCCCAGCGGGCGGTGGGTGCGCTGCTGGACGGCACGGGGTCGCGGGTGGTGGCGGCGGCGGTGCTGGCCGGGGTCGTGGTCGGAGGTTGGCTGGTGCTGCGGGCGCGCCGCGGGACCGGCGCCCCGGCGAGCGCGGCGGTCCCGGTGGGCGCGCGGCGGCGGGGGGACGCCTCGCTGGTGGCGCTGCTGGTGGCCCTGGACCGCTTCGACGCGGCCCTGCCGCCGGATCGGCGCCGGGGCCCGGCAGAGGGGTTGTCGACGTGGCGGGCCCGGCTGGGGGCGGCGGGGTCCCGGGGGGTGCCGGTGGAGGCGCTGGGGGTGGTGGAGCGGGCGTGCTTCGCGCGGGCGGTGCCGGCGCGGGCGGAGCTGGACGGGGCCCGCGAGGCGCTGGAGCGCGCGGCGTCCCGGGTGCTGGGCGAGGCGGGCGCCGCGGGCCCGGCGGGCGGTCGGGGATGA
- a CDS encoding AAA family ATPase, with product MDHPLPEPSGAPAPAPAPLPDPTAAARALVDGVERVVRGRRAAVELLVTAVLARGHVLVEDVPGSGKTTLATAFAASLGAECSRVQATADLLPADVTGSGVWDPASGGFRFVPGPLFAPVVLVDELNRTSPRTQSAFLEAMEERRVTVDGVRHRLPEPFVVVATQNPVEQHGTYPLPEGQLDRFAVRLVLGPLTADVERRVLREQLAGNRPETLTPVLDLAGLLALQRATAGVHVADATLDLAVGLTRATRTDPRVRLGAGTRAGLTLVRCAQARALLAGRDHVLPEDVQALVVPVLAHRLLLAEEHEPLEVGGAGSRTLAQERLAAGLVPGTAVPLHR from the coding sequence GTGGACCACCCCCTGCCCGAACCCTCCGGTGCGCCCGCGCCCGCTCCCGCCCCGCTGCCCGACCCCACGGCCGCGGCCCGGGCCCTGGTGGACGGCGTCGAGCGCGTCGTGCGCGGTCGCCGGGCGGCGGTGGAGCTGCTCGTCACGGCCGTGCTGGCCCGCGGCCACGTCCTGGTGGAGGACGTGCCCGGCAGCGGGAAGACGACCCTGGCCACCGCGTTCGCCGCGTCCCTGGGCGCGGAGTGCTCCCGGGTGCAGGCGACGGCGGACCTGCTGCCCGCCGACGTCACCGGCTCGGGGGTCTGGGACCCCGCCTCGGGCGGGTTCCGGTTCGTGCCCGGTCCGCTCTTCGCGCCGGTGGTCCTGGTCGACGAGCTGAACCGGACCTCGCCGCGGACGCAGTCGGCGTTCCTGGAGGCCATGGAGGAGCGGAGGGTGACCGTCGACGGCGTCCGGCACCGGCTGCCCGAGCCGTTCGTCGTGGTGGCGACCCAGAACCCCGTGGAGCAGCACGGCACGTACCCGCTGCCGGAGGGGCAGCTCGACCGGTTCGCGGTGCGTCTGGTGCTGGGCCCGCTGACGGCCGACGTCGAGCGCCGGGTGCTGCGCGAGCAACTGGCCGGCAACCGTCCCGAGACGCTGACCCCGGTCCTGGACCTGGCCGGCCTGCTCGCGCTGCAGCGGGCCACGGCGGGCGTCCACGTCGCCGACGCGACCCTGGACCTGGCCGTGGGGTTGACGCGGGCCACCCGCACCGACCCGCGGGTCCGGCTCGGCGCGGGCACCCGCGCGGGCCTGACCCTGGTCCGCTGCGCGCAGGCGCGGGCCCTGCTCGCCGGGCGCGACCACGTCCTGCCGGAGGACGTGCAGGCCCTCGTCGTCCCGGTGCTGGCCCACCGCCTGCTGCTGGCCGAGGAGCACGAACCCCTGGAGGTCGGGGGGGCCGGGTCGCGGACCCTGGCCCAGGAGCGCCTCGCGGCGGGCCTGGTGCCCGGCACCGCCGTCCCGCTGCACCGGTGA
- a CDS encoding redoxin domain-containing protein → MSAAALPNHTGGTTLVGQATPGRVQVAWFFPKANTPGCTVQARQLVASWAALADDGVDVVGVSYDAPDTLATWARHLTIPFPLCTADLAAAHALGAARPEGDPWREALPARVALITDDHGLVIAHWQVHDVHSFVDQVRSALNLR, encoded by the coding sequence ATGAGCGCTGCCGCCCTGCCCAACCACACCGGCGGCACGACCCTCGTCGGGCAGGCCACGCCCGGCCGGGTCCAGGTCGCATGGTTCTTCCCCAAGGCCAACACGCCCGGCTGCACCGTGCAGGCCCGCCAACTGGTCGCCTCGTGGGCGGCGCTCGCCGACGACGGCGTCGACGTCGTCGGCGTGAGCTACGACGCCCCGGACACGCTCGCCACCTGGGCGAGGCACCTGACCATCCCCTTCCCCCTGTGCACCGCCGACCTGGCCGCCGCTCACGCCCTGGGCGCAGCACGACCCGAGGGGGACCCGTGGCGGGAAGCGCTACCTGCGCGGGTGGCCCTGATCACCGACGACCACGGCCTGGTCATCGCCCACTGGCAGGTGCACGACGTGCACAGCTTCGTCGACCAGGTCCGGTCGGCGCTGAACCTGAGGTGA
- a CDS encoding DUF7620 family protein produces MRFKFWDRPQRQPEPDHSETDAALDPTLAAARRRLAEAEELNDAADALMKRSDHSLAVNGFGTMIDRLYGEHPRRNP; encoded by the coding sequence ATGAGGTTCAAGTTCTGGGACCGCCCGCAGCGTCAGCCCGAACCGGACCATTCGGAGACGGACGCCGCGTTAGACCCCACCTTGGCCGCGGCCCGAAGGCGGCTAGCGGAGGCAGAGGAGCTCAATGATGCGGCAGACGCTCTGATGAAGAGATCTGACCACTCTCTCGCCGTCAACGGCTTCGGAACCATGATCGACCGCCTGTACGGCGAGCACCCCAGGAGGAACCCATGA